A window of Candidatus Xiphinematobacter sp. Idaho Grape contains these coding sequences:
- a CDS encoding succinate dehydrogenase cytochrome b subunit codes for MSPLIGVIGRSDMSSPPTWTTLRGNSSSLGSSVWAHSSVGSKTIVALTGIILLSFLFGHLLGNLTVYMGPSWTNSYGKHLRDFWPVLWTVRIILLVAGFLHIYFTVALWRGAAKATIKNVFRTHIQTRLFNRTVRLSGVSVFIFVLFHLCHFTWGLVQPAHAHLKTPDGERDIFSMIAHGFRNPFISGLYILGLFLLAFHLSHGVGSLFQTLGISNRKFRPVFCAAGYFIAWMLFVGYTSIPVSILFFGLGADFIR; via the coding sequence ATGTCCCCCTTAATAGGGGTAATAGGACGTTCAGATATGTCGTCTCCTCCAACATGGACTACCTTGCGGGGAAATTCCTCCTCGCTAGGTTCCTCTGTTTGGGCACATTCTTCTGTGGGAAGTAAAACCATCGTCGCCCTCACCGGAATTATCCTCCTGTCTTTCCTGTTTGGGCACCTATTGGGGAACTTGACCGTTTACATGGGGCCAAGTTGGACCAACAGTTATGGGAAACATTTGCGAGACTTCTGGCCCGTCCTCTGGACAGTACGGATTATTCTTTTAGTAGCAGGCTTTCTTCACATTTACTTTACTGTAGCTCTATGGAGAGGAGCTGCAAAGGCTACCATAAAAAATGTTTTTCGCACACACATTCAAACGAGGCTTTTTAATCGCACAGTACGGCTGAGCGGGGTCAGCGTCTTTATCTTTGTCTTGTTCCATCTTTGTCATTTCACATGGGGACTTGTACAACCTGCGCATGCGCATTTAAAGACCCCTGATGGTGAACGTGATATATTCAGCATGATTGCTCATGGATTTCGCAATCCTTTTATTTCAGGGCTATATATCCTCGGTCTTTTTCTGCTTGCTTTCCATCTAAGCCATGGTGTTGGAAGTCTTTTCCAAACATTAGGTATTTCCAACCGAAAGTTTCGGCCAGTCTTTTGCGCTGCTGGTTATTTTATCGCATGGATGCTTTTTGTAGGCTACACTTCCATCCCTGTCTCCATTCTATTTTTTGGACTAGGTGCGGACTTTATAAGATGA
- a CDS encoding NfeD family protein codes for MHTVFIFALVGFLLLSAEVFFPSMMLGALGLMALITAMVLGYAEYGPILGSWVFAGIGVLCSMGFLLWLRVLAYSSIGKCISNRESLSSSLTGGPRMIGARGVTLSALRPTGIAFVNEKRRDVISDGSFIAPGVSVTVIAEDGQRLVVQASDCG; via the coding sequence ATGCATACAGTCTTTATCTTCGCCCTGGTTGGTTTCTTACTTTTGTCAGCGGAAGTATTTTTTCCAAGCATGATGCTGGGGGCACTAGGATTGATGGCGCTTATTACAGCAATGGTACTTGGGTACGCAGAATATGGCCCTATCTTAGGAAGCTGGGTTTTTGCTGGAATAGGGGTGCTTTGTTCAATGGGATTTCTTCTCTGGTTGAGAGTCCTTGCATATTCCTCAATTGGGAAGTGTATTTCCAACCGAGAATCCCTTTCATCTTCCTTGACAGGCGGTCCTCGTATGATAGGAGCTCGTGGTGTGACTCTTTCTGCATTGCGTCCTACAGGTATTGCTTTCGTTAATGAGAAACGACGAGACGTTATAAGCGATGGATCCTTCATTGCTCCTGGCGTGTCCGTTACAGTCATCGCTGAGGACGGACAAAGGCTGGTTGTACAGGCTTCGGATTGCGGGTAA
- a CDS encoding CDP-alcohol phosphatidyltransferase family protein: MGIFRGVTLANWITLVRIFLIPVFALLATYYGMSVVEGNPKEWWRLMASGIFLLACATDALDGWAARRFGGNTRLGSILDPIADKGLLLTAILALSFSKWPIVLPLWFALLVVTHDLVLFLGCSLLFYASGGIDIRPSSLGKISTAFQMLAVGWIMLQFPLFCYPVWIAGVCTFISGVDYVYRGTLFLRGLYKRLERRNRKNGQQWDELDGKE, from the coding sequence ATGGGCATTTTCCGGGGAGTGACTTTAGCCAATTGGATTACTTTAGTTAGAATTTTTCTCATACCAGTTTTTGCCCTTCTAGCTACCTATTATGGCATGAGTGTGGTAGAAGGGAATCCCAAGGAGTGGTGGCGCTTAATGGCAAGTGGAATTTTCCTTCTGGCTTGTGCTACTGACGCCTTAGACGGTTGGGCGGCCCGTCGGTTCGGGGGGAATACTCGGCTGGGGAGTATTCTGGATCCTATTGCGGATAAGGGGCTTTTGCTTACAGCAATTTTAGCTCTCAGCTTTAGTAAATGGCCCATAGTGCTGCCGCTGTGGTTTGCATTATTAGTCGTCACTCACGATTTAGTGCTTTTCCTCGGCTGCAGTTTGCTCTTTTATGCCTCGGGTGGTATTGACATTCGGCCTAGTTCTTTGGGAAAAATATCGACAGCATTCCAAATGTTGGCAGTAGGATGGATTATGCTCCAGTTTCCGTTGTTTTGCTATCCCGTGTGGATCGCGGGGGTTTGTACTTTTATTAGTGGGGTAGATTATGTTTACCGTGGTACACTTTTCCTTCGTGGTTTGTATAAGAGGCTTGAGCGAAGGAACAGAAAAAATGGCCAACAGTGGGACGAATTGGACGGAAAGGAATGA
- a CDS encoding phytoene/squalene synthase family protein produces MIPGITSSAEKVSNLAFAFSLLRGQKSADIRTLYKFCRSVDDIADSPNLSTKEKSRMLESWADAFIACDYSPFPSELSDLIFRRALNPSLFLEIIHGVSSDLHPVSYQTLYELRRYCWRVASTVGLISIQIFECKDPQSYTYAEMLGLALQLTHILRDLGKDAQLGRVYIPEEDLQHFQITRQALLRREREPRFSELMRFESQCIRKLFDEVKMVFPQSDRKNLLPAETMRFAYETLLAIMEVDGFQSLTKHYTLSRAQKIWCATKAFICR; encoded by the coding sequence ATGATACCAGGGATTACCTCCTCCGCTGAGAAGGTATCGAACCTTGCGTTCGCCTTCTCACTCTTACGAGGACAAAAGTCAGCCGATATTCGCACACTTTATAAATTCTGCCGGTCGGTAGACGATATTGCTGATAGCCCTAATCTGTCAACAAAAGAGAAATCTCGCATGCTGGAGAGTTGGGCCGACGCGTTTATTGCATGCGATTACTCCCCATTTCCCAGCGAACTCTCCGATCTTATTTTTCGTCGAGCATTAAATCCGTCTCTCTTTTTAGAAATTATCCACGGGGTTTCCTCTGATCTACATCCAGTCTCATACCAGACTCTTTACGAGCTCCGTCGATACTGCTGGCGTGTGGCAAGTACAGTGGGACTTATCAGCATCCAGATCTTTGAATGTAAAGACCCACAAAGCTATACCTACGCTGAAATGCTCGGATTAGCACTCCAATTAACACACATCCTGCGCGATCTTGGTAAAGATGCCCAACTTGGTCGGGTTTATATTCCGGAGGAAGACCTTCAACATTTTCAGATTACTCGTCAGGCTCTTCTTCGCCGAGAGCGTGAACCGAGGTTCAGCGAACTTATGAGGTTTGAAAGTCAATGTATCCGCAAGCTTTTTGATGAGGTAAAAATGGTCTTCCCTCAGTCAGATCGCAAGAACCTTCTCCCAGCCGAAACCATGCGTTTTGCCTACGAAACTCTACTTGCCATAATGGAAGTAGATGGATTCCAGTCCCTCACGAAGCATTATACACTAAGCAGAGCTCAAAAAATATGGTGCGCGACAAAAGCTTTCATCTGCAGATAA
- the floA gene encoding flotillin-like protein FloA (flotillin-like protein involved in membrane lipid rafts) yields the protein MSIPSYFFSTFLVTVVVLVLLFSFVLANFFGVWLRAKIADASVPFSKLIGMRLRRVPVGLIVDNRITALKAGLEADTDLLEAHYLAGGNVSHIVLALVAADKASIPLSFNRACAIDLAIKGTSKTVLEAVRTSINPKVIDCPSPSTGKVTIDAVARDGIGVKVRARVTVRSNLDRFVGGATEETIIARVGEGIVTAIGSSPSYKDVLENPDRISKVVLEKGLDSGTAFEILSVDIADVDVGENVGAKLQVKQAEADKVVAQAKAEMRRAAAVASEQEMKAKTQEMQAKVVEAEAQVPQAMAEAFRRGNLGIFDYLRMKNLQSDTHMRETIAESPRPEE from the coding sequence ATGAGCATTCCCTCCTACTTTTTTTCTACTTTTCTAGTTACAGTAGTTGTCCTAGTACTGTTGTTTTCCTTCGTTCTCGCAAATTTTTTTGGGGTTTGGTTACGTGCTAAAATTGCGGACGCTTCAGTTCCTTTTTCCAAGCTTATTGGAATGAGACTGAGGCGAGTGCCAGTAGGGCTCATCGTGGATAACCGTATCACGGCCCTCAAGGCTGGTTTGGAAGCGGATACTGATTTGCTAGAGGCTCACTATCTAGCAGGTGGTAACGTGTCTCATATCGTACTTGCTCTTGTTGCTGCAGATAAGGCCAGTATTCCCCTGAGTTTTAACCGTGCCTGTGCCATTGATCTTGCTATAAAGGGGACTAGCAAAACTGTGTTAGAAGCTGTACGCACCAGCATTAATCCAAAGGTGATTGATTGTCCCAGTCCTTCCACTGGGAAGGTGACCATTGATGCTGTTGCGCGTGATGGTATTGGCGTAAAAGTGCGTGCGCGGGTAACAGTGCGTTCCAATCTCGATCGCTTTGTGGGTGGAGCTACCGAAGAGACTATCATTGCGCGTGTGGGTGAAGGTATCGTTACGGCTATTGGTTCCTCCCCATCCTACAAGGATGTCTTGGAAAATCCCGATCGAATTTCTAAAGTGGTCCTGGAGAAAGGATTGGATAGCGGCACCGCGTTCGAGATTTTGTCGGTGGATATTGCCGATGTAGATGTTGGCGAGAACGTTGGGGCGAAACTCCAGGTAAAACAGGCAGAAGCAGATAAAGTAGTTGCCCAAGCGAAGGCGGAAATGCGTCGAGCGGCAGCAGTTGCCTCCGAGCAAGAGATGAAAGCCAAGACACAGGAAATGCAGGCTAAGGTAGTAGAGGCTGAAGCGCAAGTGCCACAAGCGATGGCAGAGGCTTTTCGAAGGGGCAATTTGGGTATTTTTGACTACTTGCGTATGAAGAACTTACAGTCAGACACTCACATGCGAGAAACCATTGCAGAAAGCCCTCGGCCGGAGGAATAA